In the Acropora muricata isolate sample 2 chromosome 1, ASM3666990v1, whole genome shotgun sequence genome, one interval contains:
- the LOC136921162 gene encoding uncharacterized protein, which translates to MVVRVNFKRLMTIFNVIIVCPVSTCNLVVEAMTTSGAAKTQQGFIVNLGRKRETRTKDLLMTEVVNSFVVGHWAVARKMVDRHVSKHTTNVVSVESEVADKQPKEVYEHLLSTFSKEGDLILDIASGNGNGLLAGLSMKRPSVYIDQWTEENAQWHLLENIKEQSQFNCDSP; encoded by the exons ATGGTTGTTCGCGTGAATTTTAAGCGGCTGATGACCATATTCAATGTCATTATAGTATGCCCTGTCAGTACATGTAACCTTGTTGTGGAAGCTATGACAACATCTGGAGCTGCCAAGACACAGCAAGGTTTTATCGTTAACTTGGGCAGGAAAAGAGAGACAAGGACAAAAG ACCTTCTCATGACTGAGGTAGTCAACTCATTTGTTGTGGGGCATTGGGCAGTGGCTAGAAAAATGGTGGACAGACATGTGTCCAAGCACACAACAAATGTGGTTTCAGTGGAGAGTGAAGTAGCAGACAAACAGCCAAAGGAAGTTTATGAGCATCTTCTATCGACGTTTTCTAAGGAAGGGGATCTCATCCTTGACATTGCCAGtggaaatg gaaaCGGATTGCTCGCTGGATTGAGTATGAAAAGGCCATCTGTTTACATTGATCAGTGGACAGAGGAAAATGCCCAGTGGCATCTTCTAGAGAATATTAAGGAACAATCACAGTTCAATTGTGACTCACCGTAA